In one Actinomycetota bacterium genomic region, the following are encoded:
- a CDS encoding YggT family protein — MTFYRQPIFNFIEIAFRAYYWLLIIRILMSWVPSPSEGPIRKIYQFVYDLTEPLLSFLRKRIPLITMGSVGLDISPIIAIFLLSFLQQLVFAILIRLSI, encoded by the coding sequence ATGACCTTTTACAGACAACCGATATTCAATTTTATCGAGATAGCATTCCGTGCTTATTATTGGCTTTTAATAATAAGGATCTTGATGTCGTGGGTGCCCAGTCCTTCAGAAGGCCCCATTAGAAAGATCTATCAGTTCGTCTATGATCTGACAGAGCCGCTCTTATCCTTTCTCAGGAAGAGGATTCCGCTCATAACGATGGGTTCGGTCGGCTTAGATATCTCTCCAATAATCGCGATTTTTTTGTTATCATTCCTTCAGCAACTAGTATTTGCCATCCTCATCAGACTTAGTATCTAA
- a CDS encoding DUF167 family protein: MDIKKFKGLKVTEREDSLLLKVLVRPSSAKRSFSLTDEGELRAKLISPAVDDKANQELIATLSKMLKIPKSSVLIESGCSSKSKKVALFGLSLAELKELFLARVGEDGILS, from the coding sequence ATGGATATCAAAAAATTCAAGGGGCTAAAGGTTACCGAGCGAGAAGATTCCTTGCTCCTCAAGGTGCTTGTAAGACCCTCTTCGGCTAAAAGATCGTTCTCTCTGACCGATGAGGGAGAGCTTCGCGCAAAGCTAATATCCCCCGCTGTTGATGACAAGGCCAACCAAGAGCTGATAGCCACCCTCTCCAAAATGCTTAAGATCCCAAAGTCTAGCGTCTTGATCGAATCGGGGTGCAGCTCCAAAAGCAAAAAAGTCGCCCTATTTGGACTTAGTCTTGCGGAGCTGAAAGAGCTATTTCTGGCTAGGGTCGGTGAGGACGGCATCCTTTCTTAA
- a CDS encoding TraR/DksA C4-type zinc finger protein, with product MDEKRLEVLKERLKEEKVRLEADLKVIEEDNMKQTQSEMTGENSYEDNFADCGTATFEREKDLSLERNIRDLLSRVEESLIRLGKGVYGKCVVCGNEIDPARLKALPYVDLCLDCKKKEEKNW from the coding sequence GTGGACGAGAAAAGACTTGAGGTTTTGAAGGAGAGGCTCAAAGAAGAGAAGGTCCGTCTTGAGGCCGATCTTAAGGTGATCGAGGAAGATAACATGAAGCAGACACAGTCGGAAATGACCGGCGAGAACTCGTATGAAGATAACTTTGCTGACTGTGGCACAGCGACGTTCGAGAGGGAGAAGGATCTCTCGTTGGAGAGAAACATAAGGGACCTCTTGTCCAGGGTCGAAGAGTCTTTGATCCGCCTGGGCAAGGGGGTCTACGGAAAATGCGTAGTCTGTGGCAATGAGATAGATCCTGCTAGGCTCAAAGCTCTCCCCTACGTCGACCTCTGCTTGGATTGCAAGAAGAAAGAAGAGAAGAACTGGTAA
- the lspA gene encoding signal peptidase II, whose protein sequence is MQEERREELVKKVFNHPTGTYLVYLVALPIFAIDQAAKFAVKRCLQEGVSVPVIDKVFHLTHIQNSGAAFGIFAGRSDVLIAISLIAISLLIFYNHTSRLLSRFQRIAIGLLIGGALGNLVERLASGRVTDFLDFRFWPVFNLGDAAISIGVAMLLIMILSKEPNFSPKRGDA, encoded by the coding sequence TTGCAAGAAGAAAGAAGAGAAGAACTGGTAAAGAAAGTTTTCAACCATCCAACCGGAACCTATCTGGTCTATTTGGTCGCTCTACCAATTTTCGCCATCGATCAGGCGGCAAAGTTTGCGGTCAAGAGGTGCCTGCAAGAAGGAGTTAGCGTTCCGGTTATAGATAAAGTATTTCATCTGACTCATATCCAAAATAGTGGTGCTGCCTTCGGGATTTTTGCCGGAAGAAGTGATGTCCTTATCGCAATATCTCTTATCGCAATATCTCTTTTAATCTTCTACAATCATACGAGCAGGCTTCTTAGCAGGTTTCAAAGAATCGCCATCGGCCTTTTGATTGGGGGGGCCTTGGGCAATCTTGTCGAAAGGCTTGCGTCAGGTAGGGTGACAGATTTTTTGGACTTTCGTTTCTGGCCCGTTTTCAACCTAGGCGACGCAGCCATTTCAATCGGCGTCGCCATGCTTCTCATCATGATTTTATCTAAAGAGCCCAACTTTAGCCCAAAAAGAGGGGATGCTTAA
- the proC gene encoding pyrroline-5-carboxylate reductase translates to MVVSFIGAGRMCEALLKGIIESNTLQAEDIHIFDIKEERLKELHEAYGARPIRSAKEAARVVDIVILAVKPQDAKGVLSEVSHELTADKVLLSIVAGLKTTTIKSLLTDGSKVVRVMPNNPALLGAGISAITFDKEMAREAKETIERILLGVGEIVTVGEELQDLITALSGSGPAYFYLFAKHLIETGVDLGIDLAMAKKLILQTMLGSAKMAKETNMSLEELIKMVASPSGTTEAALKSFEANGFKGMVDSAVKAAFERAKELGQTEV, encoded by the coding sequence ATGGTCGTTTCTTTCATCGGCGCCGGCAGGATGTGCGAAGCCCTTTTGAAGGGGATAATAGAGTCAAATACTCTGCAGGCTGAGGATATTCATATCTTCGACATCAAAGAGGAGAGGCTTAAAGAGCTTCATGAGGCTTATGGCGCAAGACCCATCAGGAGCGCCAAAGAGGCGGCAAGGGTTGTCGATATCGTTATCTTGGCTGTCAAGCCGCAAGATGCCAAAGGGGTGCTTTCCGAGGTATCGCACGAGTTGACCGCTGACAAAGTCCTCCTTTCGATAGTTGCGGGGCTAAAGACGACTACGATAAAATCCCTTCTAACCGATGGCTCCAAGGTGGTCAGGGTCATGCCCAACAATCCGGCTCTACTTGGGGCCGGAATTTCGGCCATCACCTTCGACAAGGAGATGGCCAGAGAGGCTAAAGAGACGATCGAACGGATACTTCTTGGGGTTGGTGAGATTGTCACGGTTGGCGAAGAGCTCCAGGATTTGATAACCGCCCTTAGCGGTTCCGGCCCCGCCTATTTTTATTTGTTTGCCAAACATTTGATAGAGACAGGCGTCGATCTTGGGATAGATTTGGCGATGGCAAAGAAGCTCATCCTTCAAACCATGCTTGGCTCCGCAAAGATGGCCAAGGAGACGAACATGAGTCTGGAAGAGTTGATCAAGATGGTCGCCTCTCCAAGTGGAACCACCGAAGCGGCCCTAAAATCTTTCGAAGCAAATGGCTTTAAAGGCATGGTTGATTCGGCCGTTAAGGCGGCATTCGAAAGGGCCAAAGAGCTCGGGCAGACGGAGGTGTGA
- the ileS gene encoding isoleucine--tRNA ligase, producing MDYKNTLNLPKTEFSMKANLATREPEIMKFWDEIDIYRLVAEKRAGAKEYILHDGPPYANGNIHLGHTLNKVLKDIIVKYKSMNGFSSPYVPGWDCHGQPIEHNVEKSLGEKKSTIDKLTLRRLCRDYAMDFVQKQADQFKRLGVRGDFDHPYLTLDKKYEATNIEVFGELYERGHIYKGRKPIHWCYNCKTALAEAEIEYSDEVSTSIFVKFPMEGEFEKLNRGGLPAYIVIWTTTPWTLPANMAIAVHPKSLYVAAKLGGEILIMAKELIESVLDENDHEIVATFSGRDLLSASFNHPFMSRHSRVVLADFVSLDTGSGCVHIAPGHGQDDYLIGLNNQLDIVMPVDDDGFFTKEGGKYSGKHIKEANGEIISDLEEKGLLLSSSSITHSYPHCWRCKKPVIFRATEQWFVSMDDANLRQKALKEIELVDWVPAWSKKRILSMIEERPDWCISRQRSWGVPIPAFFCQECNEELITKETIGAVKDLFEREGADSWFERPESEILPKGTICPKCGKSEFKKEEDILDVWFESGVSHVAVLKKRDDLSWPAELYLEGSDQHRGWFQSSLLTSLGAFDRAPFKTVLTHGFLVDGQGRKMSKSLGNVVDPLEVTRESGADILRLWVSSADYGSDIAISSEILDRISEAYRRIRNTLRFLMGNLYDFNPKIDFLERNDLSEIDRWALSRLQGLINTVTQAYDEFKFHLVFHSIYNFCVLELSSFYLDVLKDGLYTYKAGSMARRSSQTALYKILMTLIELLAPILSFTAEDAWACLPESFKDSISPQLTDWPSCQDDLVDKGIEERFEKLLKLRSDVLRSLEAARTAKLIGNSLEAEVSLYVNPNMKDFLIAYEDILAMIFIVSSVKIHSSTDDIPSEAKLSEETSGAYILVTKAFGQKCERCWNFRKNVGEDQNHLGICSRCLDAIS from the coding sequence ATGGATTATAAGAATACTTTAAATCTTCCCAAAACCGAATTCTCAATGAAGGCCAATCTGGCAACCAGAGAACCGGAGATTATGAAATTCTGGGATGAGATCGACATCTATCGCCTGGTGGCCGAGAAGAGGGCCGGGGCTAAGGAGTACATACTTCATGACGGCCCGCCATATGCCAATGGCAACATTCATCTGGGTCATACCTTAAACAAGGTCTTAAAAGACATAATAGTAAAATACAAGAGCATGAATGGCTTCAGCAGTCCCTATGTTCCAGGTTGGGATTGCCATGGCCAACCGATCGAACACAACGTGGAAAAATCTCTTGGTGAAAAGAAATCGACAATCGACAAGCTTACTTTGAGAAGGCTATGCAGAGATTACGCCATGGATTTCGTCCAAAAACAGGCCGATCAATTTAAGAGGCTGGGCGTCAGGGGCGATTTCGACCATCCCTATCTCACCTTGGACAAGAAATACGAAGCGACCAACATAGAGGTATTTGGAGAGCTCTATGAGCGGGGTCATATTTATAAGGGCAGAAAGCCGATTCACTGGTGTTATAATTGCAAGACCGCACTCGCAGAGGCCGAGATAGAGTACTCTGACGAAGTCTCCACCTCCATCTTTGTGAAGTTTCCCATGGAGGGCGAATTTGAAAAACTTAATCGTGGGGGTCTTCCTGCTTATATCGTCATATGGACGACCACCCCTTGGACTCTTCCGGCCAACATGGCCATCGCCGTTCATCCTAAATCGCTATATGTAGCCGCCAAATTGGGCGGCGAAATCTTGATAATGGCCAAGGAACTAATCGAGTCGGTTCTTGATGAAAATGATCATGAAATTGTCGCTACCTTCAGCGGCAGGGATCTCTTGAGCGCGAGCTTCAATCACCCGTTTATGTCAAGGCATTCCAGAGTAGTCCTTGCCGATTTCGTCAGCTTGGATACCGGTAGCGGCTGCGTCCATATCGCTCCGGGTCATGGTCAAGACGATTACCTGATCGGTCTCAATAATCAGCTTGATATAGTTATGCCGGTCGATGATGACGGTTTCTTCACAAAGGAGGGGGGCAAGTACTCCGGAAAACATATCAAGGAAGCGAATGGCGAAATAATTTCCGACTTGGAAGAGAAGGGGCTGCTCCTCTCATCGAGCTCGATAACTCATTCATATCCCCATTGTTGGCGGTGCAAGAAACCTGTTATCTTCAGGGCCACCGAACAGTGGTTTGTTTCAATGGATGATGCAAACCTCAGGCAAAAAGCCCTAAAAGAGATTGAGCTGGTCGATTGGGTGCCCGCTTGGAGCAAGAAGAGGATCCTCTCGATGATTGAGGAGAGGCCCGATTGGTGTATATCACGTCAGCGGTCGTGGGGGGTACCGATACCAGCCTTCTTCTGCCAAGAATGCAATGAAGAACTTATAACCAAGGAGACCATTGGAGCTGTCAAGGATCTCTTTGAGCGAGAGGGCGCAGATTCCTGGTTTGAGCGGCCGGAAAGCGAGATCTTGCCCAAGGGTACCATATGTCCAAAATGCGGCAAATCTGAATTCAAAAAAGAAGAAGATATCTTAGACGTCTGGTTTGAGTCTGGCGTAAGTCACGTGGCAGTCCTTAAGAAGCGAGATGACTTAAGTTGGCCCGCAGAGCTTTATTTGGAGGGAAGCGATCAACACAGAGGTTGGTTTCAGTCATCTCTTTTAACATCGCTTGGAGCTTTCGATAGGGCACCCTTTAAGACGGTCTTAACTCACGGTTTTCTGGTTGACGGACAGGGGCGCAAGATGTCCAAGTCTCTTGGCAACGTCGTAGACCCGCTGGAAGTGACCAGGGAGTCTGGGGCGGACATCTTGCGCCTCTGGGTAAGCTCCGCCGATTATGGCTCGGATATCGCCATATCGAGCGAGATATTGGACAGGATCTCGGAGGCATACAGGCGCATCAGAAATACCTTAAGGTTCTTGATGGGAAATCTCTATGACTTCAACCCAAAGATCGACTTTTTGGAGAGGAATGATTTAAGCGAAATTGATAGATGGGCCCTAAGCCGACTTCAGGGGTTGATAAATACGGTAACTCAGGCCTATGACGAGTTTAAGTTCCATCTCGTCTTCCACTCCATCTATAATTTCTGCGTACTGGAGTTGAGTTCTTTCTATCTAGACGTCTTAAAGGACGGTCTCTACACTTATAAGGCCGGCTCGATGGCGCGTCGTTCATCCCAGACGGCTCTATACAAGATCCTAATGACCCTGATAGAACTGCTTGCGCCCATCCTATCCTTCACAGCCGAGGATGCCTGGGCATGTTTACCCGAATCATTCAAGGACTCGATAAGCCCGCAACTTACCGATTGGCCCTCGTGCCAAGATGATCTCGTAGACAAAGGGATCGAGGAGAGATTCGAAAAGCTCTTGAAACTAAGGAGCGACGTCCTTCGCAGTCTTGAGGCTGCAAGGACGGCCAAGCTGATAGGAAACTCTCTAGAGGCCGAGGTGAGCCTCTACGTAAATCCAAATATGAAGGATTTCCTTATCGCCTACGAAGATATCCTTGCAATGATTTTCATAGTATCATCTGTAAAGATTCACTCAAGCACTGACGATATTCCAAGCGAAGCCAAACTAAGCGAAGAGACCTCCGGCGCCTATATATTGGTGACTAAGGCATTTGGTCAGAAGTGTGAGAGGTGCTGGAATTTCAGAAAGAACGTCGGCGAGGATCAAAACCATCTTGGCATATGCTCGCGTTGTTTGGATGCTATCAGTTAG
- a CDS encoding YggS family pyridoxal phosphate-dependent enzyme: MREIAKNVSEIKRQAKEALSHSNLPTKELTIVAAAKAVSSNEVMEAISAGVIDIGENRAEEMVEKFGKIGPKARWHFIGHLQRNKVKKIIGIADMIHSVDSLRLAEAIDSEAKRVGKVQDVLLEINVSKEKSKFGFDPDVAKDFLKNLSELKNIRIKGLMTVPPLQSDPELNRDFFRRLRSLMDEINDLKVLKEEMTILSMGMSQDYKIAIEEGANMVRIGTGIFGARGCMAK, encoded by the coding sequence ATGAGAGAAATAGCCAAGAACGTATCCGAAATAAAGAGACAAGCTAAAGAGGCTCTAAGCCATTCGAATCTACCCACAAAAGAGCTCACCATCGTGGCGGCTGCGAAGGCCGTCTCGAGCAATGAGGTGATGGAAGCCATATCGGCCGGGGTCATCGATATCGGAGAAAATCGGGCGGAGGAAATGGTTGAAAAATTTGGAAAGATTGGCCCGAAGGCCAGGTGGCACTTTATCGGACACTTGCAAAGGAATAAAGTTAAGAAAATAATAGGGATTGCAGATATGATTCATTCGGTCGATTCACTCAGGCTAGCCGAGGCGATAGACAGTGAGGCCAAAAGGGTCGGAAAAGTTCAAGATGTTCTTTTAGAGATAAACGTATCAAAAGAGAAGAGCAAATTCGGTTTCGATCCAGATGTGGCAAAAGATTTCTTGAAAAATTTAAGTGAACTCAAAAACATAAGGATAAAGGGCTTGATGACCGTCCCTCCGCTTCAATCAGATCCCGAGTTGAATAGGGATTTTTTTAGAAGGCTGAGATCGCTTATGGACGAAATCAACGATCTTAAAGTCCTAAAAGAGGAGATGACTATCTTATCGATGGGCATGAGTCAGGATTATAAGATAGCTATTGAAGAAGGGGCAAATATGGTTAGAATAGGAACAGGAATTTTTGGCGCTAGGGGGTGCATGGCCAAATGA
- a CDS encoding RluA family pseudouridine synthase, with amino-acid sequence MASSERVSFVVKQEDVGERVDALLSRDERVMSRSHAQRLINDGLVTINDKIAQKNSKLKLGDVVSVLLEKAREDEPVPTEIELNVKYEDDHLMVISKQAGLVVHPTGPKEEDTLINALMYQNKKLSDIGRPLRPGIVHRLDKDTSGLMIIAKDDLTHTELVKALKERRIKRSYVALVHGEIETAAGKIDAPIGRSVQSRKRMSVTGTHSKEAVTNFEVIERLKGHTLLLVTLETGRTHQIRVHMRYIGHPIVGDMEYGVGSNERNFGLKRQFLHASKLEFHHPVTGERMMIQDDLPDDLNEALSKLRQDREIS; translated from the coding sequence GTGGCAAGTAGCGAGCGGGTCAGCTTCGTTGTCAAGCAAGAGGATGTGGGCGAGAGGGTCGATGCGCTCCTCTCCAGAGATGAGCGAGTAATGTCAAGATCTCACGCTCAAAGGCTCATCAATGACGGTCTTGTCACGATAAACGATAAAATTGCCCAGAAGAATAGCAAGCTCAAACTGGGCGACGTGGTATCAGTCTTATTGGAGAAGGCCCGCGAAGATGAGCCAGTTCCCACAGAGATCGAACTCAATGTTAAATACGAGGATGATCATCTTATGGTCATCTCCAAACAAGCCGGTCTCGTCGTTCATCCAACCGGCCCAAAGGAGGAGGACACCCTCATAAACGCATTGATGTACCAGAACAAAAAACTCTCGGATATCGGCAGGCCCCTGCGTCCCGGTATAGTTCATCGTTTGGATAAGGATACCTCGGGCTTGATGATCATCGCGAAGGATGATTTGACCCACACAGAGCTCGTAAAAGCACTTAAGGAGAGACGGATAAAGCGGTCTTACGTCGCCCTGGTTCACGGCGAAATCGAAACGGCAGCAGGCAAGATAGACGCCCCGATAGGCCGAAGCGTTCAGAGCCGCAAGAGGATGTCTGTAACCGGAACCCATTCGAAAGAGGCTGTAACCAATTTTGAGGTCATCGAGAGGCTCAAGGGTCACACCTTGCTGTTGGTGACCCTTGAGACCGGACGGACCCATCAGATAAGGGTTCACATGAGATACATAGGTCACCCGATCGTAGGTGATATGGAGTACGGAGTGGGGTCCAACGAGAGGAATTTTGGACTAAAAAGGCAGTTTCTTCACGCCTCAAAGCTCGAGTTCCATCACCCCGTTACAGGAGAAAGGATGATGATTCAGGATGATCTGCCAGATGATCTAAACGAAGCTCTCTCAAAGCTTAGGCAAGACCGAGAGATTTCTTAA
- the lgt gene encoding prolipoprotein diacylglyceryl transferase codes for MRPILIQLGPISVYSYGFFLALAFLISFFLIAHDLKERGLDPSLTYDLIIYAAIGGILGARLLYIATHPGFYLASPLRLLSIQEGLIFYGGLAGGSFAVYWFLKRRGLPILKVADALAPSLALGGAIGRIGCFFNGCCYGKLLSPAFASILPRLLDFRHPTQLYDLAYNLAIFIYLFFFFKTELPTGSRFSLFVLLYSIGRFLVEFFRVSKVVFLGLTGAQLISLVLFLISLNFLLMGQRALKEGKKSGK; via the coding sequence ATGAGACCGATTCTGATTCAACTCGGTCCGATATCAGTATATTCATATGGATTTTTTCTCGCCCTAGCCTTTCTCATCTCGTTCTTTCTAATTGCGCACGATTTGAAAGAGAGGGGCCTAGACCCCAGCCTAACTTACGATCTTATCATTTATGCCGCCATAGGCGGCATATTGGGGGCAAGGCTTCTATACATCGCAACTCACCCTGGGTTTTATCTGGCAAGCCCGCTGCGGCTTCTATCGATCCAGGAGGGTCTCATCTTCTATGGCGGCTTGGCCGGAGGGTCATTTGCTGTCTACTGGTTTCTTAAAAGGAGGGGTCTTCCAATCCTCAAAGTTGCAGACGCCCTGGCTCCTTCACTTGCCCTTGGCGGTGCGATAGGCAGGATTGGCTGTTTCTTTAATGGTTGCTGCTACGGAAAGCTTCTCAGCCCCGCTTTCGCCTCGATTCTGCCAAGGCTGTTAGATTTCAGACACCCGACCCAACTCTATGATCTTGCTTATAACCTTGCCATATTCATCTACCTTTTCTTCTTTTTCAAGACCGAGCTACCCACCGGAAGCCGCTTCTCTCTGTTTGTCCTGCTCTATTCAATCGGCCGATTCTTGGTCGAATTCTTTCGCGTCTCAAAGGTCGTCTTTTTGGGACTGACCGGCGCCCAACTCATTAGTCTGGTCTTATTCCTCATCTCTTTGAACTTTCTCTTAATGGGCCAGCGCGCATTAAAAGAGGGCAAGAAGAGTGGCAAGTAG
- a CDS encoding DivIVA domain-containing protein codes for MDPKDIHQKEFKRSMRGYNEEEVDVFLDEVALAIERMIEERDELKTRLIELQDKIKSYERMENTIQETLLNAQKTAEDVQIKVKREAELMAKDTEMRAKIVISRAEEERNKIAKSMADMLEIKNDFKTKFQSFIDGFLIKLDEAVRVEESKMEALNIISPSNASPTHEEDEGAGSNATDKNATPPPSQNGEILPNFLADGPRIDFLKDS; via the coding sequence TTGGATCCTAAAGACATCCATCAAAAAGAATTCAAACGCTCGATGCGAGGCTATAACGAAGAAGAGGTAGATGTCTTCTTGGATGAGGTGGCTCTTGCTATTGAGCGGATGATTGAGGAGAGGGACGAACTCAAGACCAGGCTCATCGAGCTTCAGGACAAGATAAAGTCCTACGAGAGGATGGAGAACACCATTCAGGAGACGCTCTTAAATGCTCAAAAGACGGCCGAAGACGTCCAAATCAAAGTGAAGAGAGAGGCCGAGCTCATGGCCAAGGACACGGAGATGAGGGCAAAAATAGTAATCTCCCGGGCCGAAGAGGAACGAAACAAGATCGCAAAATCGATGGCCGATATGCTAGAGATAAAGAATGATTTCAAGACCAAGTTCCAATCATTCATCGATGGCTTTCTGATCAAGCTGGACGAGGCGGTTAGGGTAGAGGAGTCCAAGATGGAAGCCTTAAACATAATTTCGCCCTCAAATGCTTCACCAACCCACGAGGAGGATGAAGGAGCAGGGTCGAATGCGACCGACAAGAACGCAACCCCCCCCCCTTCTCAAAATGGGGAGATCCTCCCCAACTTCCTGGCTGATGGACCAAGAATAGACTTCCTCAAAGATTCCTAA
- the rpsB gene encoding 30S ribosomal protein S2: protein MAIVSMKNLLEAGVHFGHQARRWNPKMKPYIFTERNEIYIIDLQKTLTLIEQAYKFAKDTVADGGNILFVGTKKQAQESVKQEAERAKMPYVNYRWLGGMLTNFSTINQRVTRLKELEAMKENGQMEKLPKKEAMKLTAEMETLFRNLDGIRDMRGVPNAIFVIDTKREHIAIKEARRLEIPIIGVIDTNADPDEVDYPIPANDDAIRAVALLSRVMADAALEGMGRRAPDKAEEDLVSV from the coding sequence ATGGCTATAGTCTCAATGAAGAATCTGCTTGAGGCAGGGGTGCACTTCGGTCACCAGGCTAGAAGATGGAACCCGAAGATGAAGCCATATATCTTCACCGAGAGGAACGAAATCTACATCATCGATCTGCAGAAGACATTGACCCTCATCGAACAGGCTTACAAATTCGCTAAGGATACTGTAGCTGACGGTGGCAATATCCTATTTGTCGGAACCAAGAAGCAGGCGCAGGAATCGGTAAAGCAGGAGGCTGAAAGGGCCAAGATGCCCTATGTCAATTATCGTTGGCTTGGCGGCATGCTTACCAACTTCTCCACCATCAATCAGAGGGTCACAAGGCTCAAAGAGTTGGAAGCCATGAAGGAGAATGGTCAGATGGAGAAGCTTCCCAAAAAGGAGGCCATGAAATTGACTGCAGAGATGGAGACCCTTTTTCGCAATCTCGACGGCATACGCGACATGAGAGGTGTTCCCAATGCCATCTTTGTCATCGATACCAAGAGAGAGCATATCGCCATCAAGGAGGCGAGAAGGCTTGAGATACCGATAATCGGCGTTATCGACACCAACGCCGATCCCGATGAGGTAGATTATCCGATTCCAGCCAATGACGATGCCATCCGGGCGGTTGCCCTTTTGAGCAGGGTGATGGCGGACGCCGCTCTCGAAGGGATGGGGCGCAGAGCGCCCGACAAGGCCGAAGAGGATCTGGTTTCGGTTTAG
- a CDS encoding PD-(D/E)XK nuclease family protein, translated as MRLSYSSISTYKKCPLSYKFAYIDRLPRKKSAALSFGGSIHRALYFFFSSPTLKPPSLDELLENLSANWISDGYASESEEESYKELAKKTVSRFYEKNATNFIPPLALEHKFQIEIDGEGSPHEKYFLTGVIDRVQKGPDGEIEVIDYKTSKRLPPLAQVENDLQLSIYHYAVKEIWGVEPKRLTLCFVLPEMEMTTSRGDDDIRLLKEEILKTASLIDEKNFEPVENPLCHWCDFQEHCPLFKHKFQTVTDDSKIEDKVEEYVRLREEIYVKKVQIDALREDILGYLLENDLKRVFSKSHALTLSEYQDYEYDLGSVRKVLEPLGLLDEAVEVRKNLLSELIASGRLSKEQIKDIEAAKVIKRMTRRLSSKKLED; from the coding sequence TTGAGACTTAGCTACTCTTCCATCTCGACCTATAAAAAATGTCCGCTATCGTACAAATTCGCCTATATCGATAGGTTGCCACGAAAAAAGAGCGCCGCCTTGAGCTTTGGAGGTTCCATACATCGGGCCCTCTATTTCTTCTTTTCCAGCCCCACCCTGAAACCACCTAGCTTGGATGAGCTCCTTGAAAACCTGAGCGCCAACTGGATAAGCGATGGTTACGCAAGCGAATCGGAGGAGGAGTCCTACAAGGAGCTAGCCAAAAAAACCGTCAGCCGCTTCTACGAAAAGAATGCCACAAACTTTATCCCTCCCCTCGCCCTGGAACATAAATTTCAAATCGAGATCGACGGCGAAGGGAGCCCCCACGAAAAGTACTTTCTGACCGGCGTGATCGATAGGGTGCAGAAGGGGCCCGACGGCGAGATCGAGGTGATCGATTACAAGACTAGCAAAAGGCTTCCCCCATTAGCTCAGGTTGAAAATGATCTTCAGCTCTCGATCTATCACTATGCCGTCAAGGAGATTTGGGGTGTCGAGCCAAAGAGACTAACCCTCTGTTTCGTATTGCCCGAGATGGAGATGACCACCTCAAGAGGCGATGATGACATCAGACTTCTAAAAGAGGAGATCCTGAAGACGGCCTCCTTGATTGATGAGAAAAATTTTGAGCCCGTCGAGAACCCCCTCTGTCACTGGTGCGATTTTCAAGAGCACTGCCCCCTATTTAAACACAAGTTTCAAACCGTGACCGACGATTCTAAGATCGAGGATAAGGTAGAGGAGTATGTGAGGCTGAGGGAAGAGATTTACGTTAAAAAAGTCCAGATCGACGCCTTAAGGGAGGACATTCTTGGCTACTTGCTCGAAAATGATCTTAAGCGCGTCTTCTCCAAATCACACGCTCTCACCTTGAGCGAATATCAAGATTATGAATATGACCTTGGATCCGTAAGAAAAGTCTTAGAGCCCCTTGGCCTCTTGGATGAGGCCGTTGAGGTCAGAAAAAACCTCTTGAGCGAATTAATTGCCAGCGGAAGGCTGAGCAAAGAGCAGATAAAAGATATCGAAGCAGCCAAAGTAATCAAAAGGATGACAAGAAGACTTTCTTCAAAGAAGTTGGAAGATTAA
- the sepF gene encoding cell division protein SepF encodes MSGIFRRTMAYFGLVEDDEYDEFDDMGLDEEYSYEDPYLSRSVKRVERSMPDYQPSEPIRAQEPPPLRTIGPPQPRVHIVEPKSFNDAQNISDRFKASIPVIINLQFLDQETSKRLIDFASGLTYGLDGGIQKVADRVFLITPANVQVSAEEHRRLREKGLYNQSNGLI; translated from the coding sequence ATGAGCGGGATCTTCAGAAGGACGATGGCCTACTTCGGGCTAGTTGAAGATGATGAATATGATGAGTTTGATGACATGGGCTTAGACGAGGAGTATTCTTACGAAGACCCCTATCTATCTAGGTCGGTAAAGAGGGTCGAAAGAAGCATGCCCGATTATCAGCCAAGCGAGCCAATAAGAGCTCAAGAGCCACCTCCACTTAGGACGATAGGCCCGCCCCAGCCTAGGGTTCATATCGTGGAGCCAAAGTCATTCAACGATGCTCAGAACATCTCAGACAGGTTTAAGGCCAGCATTCCTGTAATAATCAATTTGCAGTTTTTAGATCAAGAGACATCAAAGAGGCTTATCGATTTCGCAAGCGGCTTGACCTACGGACTTGATGGCGGCATACAGAAAGTGGCCGATCGCGTTTTTCTGATTACTCCGGCAAACGTTCAGGTCTCGGCCGAGGAACATCGCAGGCTCCGCGAAAAGGGTCTCTATAATCAATCGAACGGTCTTATCTGA